In the genome of Streptomyces pactum, one region contains:
- a CDS encoding dioxygenase family protein encodes MPALYLSHGAPPLADDPVWPGQLAAWSAELPRPTAILVISAHWEEAPLALGATRTVPLIYDFWGFPEHYYRVRYAAPGAPELAERVRKTLRAPGTPVHDIPDRGLDHGAYVPLVEMFPAADIPVLQVSMPTLDPRRLLDIGRRLAPLRDEGVLIVGSGFFTHNLAALRHTGPGVPGWSAEFDDWGRSALESRDVDALIDFEHRSPSGRLAHPRTEHFAPLFVTLGAADGDLARQRTVIDGFWMGLAKRSVQFG; translated from the coding sequence GCGCGCCGCCGCTCGCCGACGACCCGGTCTGGCCGGGGCAGCTCGCCGCCTGGTCCGCCGAACTGCCCCGCCCCACCGCCATCCTGGTGATCTCCGCGCACTGGGAGGAGGCGCCGCTCGCCCTCGGCGCCACCCGGACCGTGCCGCTGATCTACGACTTCTGGGGGTTCCCGGAGCACTACTACCGGGTCCGGTACGCCGCGCCCGGGGCGCCCGAACTCGCCGAGCGGGTCCGGAAGACCCTCCGCGCGCCCGGCACCCCGGTCCACGACATCCCCGACCGGGGGCTGGACCACGGCGCGTACGTGCCGCTCGTGGAGATGTTCCCGGCCGCCGACATCCCGGTCCTCCAGGTCTCCATGCCGACCCTGGACCCGCGGCGGCTGCTGGACATCGGCCGCCGGCTCGCCCCGCTCCGGGACGAGGGCGTACTCATCGTCGGCAGCGGGTTCTTCACCCACAACCTCGCCGCGCTCCGCCACACCGGCCCCGGCGTGCCCGGCTGGTCGGCCGAGTTCGACGACTGGGGCCGGTCGGCGCTGGAGAGCCGCGACGTGGACGCGCTCATCGACTTCGAGCACCGCTCTCCCTCCGGCCGCCTGGCGCACCCGCGCACCGAGCACTTCGCGCCGCTGTTCGTCACCCTCGGCGCCGCCGACGGTGACCTGGCGCGGCAGCGCACCGTGATCGACGGCTTCTGGATGGGCCTGGCCAAGCGCTCCGTGCAGTTCGGCTGA